In Desulfurella sp., the sequence AATACACGTTGTTTTTGGCTGCAAGTTGAGCTTCTTTTTGATCGATTAAACCAGGGTGTGCTAAAATATCACATTTACTTTCTATAGCATATAAATTTGTTAAACTGGCAACATTTTCTACGGGACTTTCACCATGAACAACTACAATTTCAGCACCAAGTTGCCAGGATGCTGCTATTGTATTTTTTATTAGTTTTGGCGGAACATGCGTTATTTCAACTCCGCAAAAAACATATAAACCATAATATTTTTCTAAACCATACGTTACTTTTTTTATACCGTTGATAATGATTTCTAAGTTTGAAAAGTCCGCATGATCGGTTATAGCAATGGCTCTATAGCCTTTATCTTTTGCTCTTTTTACCAGTTCAGATGGTATAAGTTCTCCATCACTAAACACTGTGTGTGTGTGAAAATCAATCATAACTTTAATTTTAGACTATTGTTTTTACTTGTCAAGTTTTATTTGTTGACAAGCTTTTTATATAAGTTATAATAGACAAATCAAGGTCGTGGAGGTTTGTATGGATAAGGATTATATGTTGAATTACGAAAATACTTTTAAGGATTTTGAAGAAGGCGAAATTATAGAAGGTACAATTATCAATATTAAAGACGATTATGTATTTGTAGATATAGGTTATAAATCAGAAGGTATTGTGCCATTAAACGAGTTTAAAAGCGAATGTAAGATTGGTGATAGAATAAAAGTTATGTTTTTAGGAAAACAAGATTTAAATGGTTTTCAAATTCTTTCAAAAGCTAAAGCAGATAGAGTATTAGGTTTTAATGCAATAAATCAGGCTTTTAAAGAAGGAAAACCTGTAAAAGGTATCATAAAAGCTTCTATTAAAGGTGGATTTTTGGTTGACGTAGATGGCTTTGTGGCTTTTTTGCCTGGATCATTGGTTGATTTGTCGAAAAAAAGGAATTTCGACTATTACATTGGCAAAGAGTACGAATTCAAAGTTATAAATATTGATGATCAGAAAAAAAATGTTATTTTGTCAAGAAAACAATTATTGGAAGAAATTGCAGATAAAAAAAGATCCGATTTAATAGATAAAATAAAAGTTGGAGATATTGTAACAGGTAAAGTAAAAAACATAGTAGATTATGGAGTTTTTGTGGATTTGGGTGGTGTTGATGGATTTGTTCATATTACTGACATCTCCTGGAAAAAAATTTTAAATCCGAGGGAAGTTTTAAAGCCACAGGATGAAATTAAAGCTAAAGTTATGCGCATAGAAGAAAAAGACGATAAAAAAAGGATTTTTTTAAGTATTAAGCACTTATCAGCCGATCCATGGGAAGAAACAAAAATTAAAGAAGGAGATATAGTTGAAGGTAAAATTTCAAATATAGTGGATTATGGCGTTTTTATAGAACTTGAAGAGGGTATTGAAGGTCTTGTTCATAATTCTGAAATTAGCTGGGTTAAATTTCCAAAAGAAGCAAAGGAAGAATTAAGTATTGGTCAGACAATAAAAGCAAAAGTACTCATGGTTGATACCTTAAAGAAAAAAATTGCTTTAAGTATTAAAAGACTTGAACCAGAGCCATGGTCTGATATTGAAGAAAAATTTCATGTAGGTGATATTGTTGAAGGTGTTATAACTGGCATAAAAGATTTTGGTGTGTTTGTAAAAATAGATGAAGGTATTGAAGGTTTAATTCACACAAATGAGCTTTCATGGTCTCCAGAAGAAAGACCATCGCTTAGCATTTCTCAAAAAATTAAGGCTAAAATAATTGATATTAATTTGGAAAAGAAAAAAATTGCTCTTTCATTGAGACAACTTGAACCAGATCCATGGAGTTTAATTGAAGGTAAATACAAAGTAGGAGATGTTATAGAAGGTGTTGTAACGGGTGTAAAAGATTTTGGTGTATTTGTAAAAATTGAAAAAGGTGTTGAGAGCCTTGTCCCAAGAAGTGAACTTAATAATATAACCGTCAACAAAGATGAAAAAGTTAAAATAAAGATAATTAGGCTTGAAATACCTAGAAGAAAAATGATTTCGAGGTTAATGTAAGATTATGAAAAGAATAGTAAAAATTTTCTTTATAGTTTTTTTGTTAATTTTTGTTGTTAATTTTTTTTACTATTCATTGAGTCCTACTAGAGTTGCTGTTATTAATATTTCTGGTATAATTACACCAAATACAGCCTCTACAATANNNNNNNNNNTGCGATCAGCTAAGACAAGCCCAAAAAGATCCTATTTATAGTGCAATTTTGCTTAAAATCAATTCTCCTGGTGGGGATGCAGCGCAAAGTGAAAAAATTTATTATCTGGTTAAAAGAATAGATAAAAAAAAACCAATTGTTGCTTTAATTGATAGTATTGGTGCAAGTGGGGCTTATTTTTCTGCACTTGGAGCTAGAAAAATTGTAACTTACCCTGCATCCTTAACTGGTAGCATCGGTGTAATATTTGAAGGAATAAATGCTTATAAATTGGCAAATAAGATCGGAATAGAAGATTTTGTTGTAAAAAGTGGGGCAGTGAAAGATGCTGGAAATCCATTAAGAAAACCAACAAAGGCAGATAAAGAAATGATTTTTAGTGTTGTAGAAAGCGTTTATAATCAATTTCTAGATGCTGTAGCATCATCAAGGCACATAAATATAGAAAAATTAAAACCATTGGCTGATGGCAGAGTTTTTACTGGACAAATGGCTCTAAAGTATAATCTGATAGACTCAATTGGTGGTTTTGATGCAGCAAAAGCGTATCTTCAAAAATATACAGGTAAAAAAAATTTAAAATTTGTTGAACTAAGCGATAATTATTCTGGGGTTTCTAAGTTATTTGGTTTTAGCGGTATAAAAAATCTGCTTGATATGTCAAAAACTCCAAGTTTGCAAATGATATTTAAGTAGTTTATGCTCAAAATTAATCTATTAAAAAATAATATACCAAATAAAATTGATATACCAAAAAAACCTAAATCTCATTTTGTAAAGTTTTTGTTTATTGCTATTTTTGCAGTTTTGGTCTTGGGGCTTGCAGTTTTTGGCGGATTTTATTTTGCTAAAAAGCAGACATTGGTACAAACTGCAAAAGTAGAGAAACCTGTTGAGTCTCATACAGCACCAGATAAATCAAAGAAAATAACCAAATCAAATAATAATGCATTTAATATTGTAGTGACGCTCCAAAACGCCACTGCAAATAATAAAACTTTAGTATCCCGGATAAAAGAAACACCAGTTAATCCAAAAACTGCTGTAGAGCTTGAGCAAAAGAACGAAGCTTCAAAACAACAAAGAATAACTACCAGCATTGCAACTGCTCAAA encodes:
- a CDS encoding histidinol phosphate phosphatase domain-containing protein yields the protein MIDFHTHTVFSDGELIPSELVKRAKDKGYRAIAITDHADFSNLEIIINGIKKVTYGLEKYYGLYVFCGVEITHVPPKLIKNTIAASWQLGAEIVVVHGESPVENVASLTNLYAIESKCDILAHPGLIDQKEAQLAAKNNVYLEITSRSGHSLTNGHVFQMAKKYNAKCVIDTDTHSPYDLIDINFAKTILYGCGMDENEVCTTLKNSEELLEKILKRRFLCSKK
- a CDS encoding S1 RNA-binding domain-containing protein; translated protein: MDKDYMLNYENTFKDFEEGEIIEGTIINIKDDYVFVDIGYKSEGIVPLNEFKSECKIGDRIKVMFLGKQDLNGFQILSKAKADRVLGFNAINQAFKEGKPVKGIIKASIKGGFLVDVDGFVAFLPGSLVDLSKKRNFDYYIGKEYEFKVINIDDQKKNVILSRKQLLEEIADKKRSDLIDKIKVGDIVTGKVKNIVDYGVFVDLGGVDGFVHITDISWKKILNPREVLKPQDEIKAKVMRIEEKDDKKRIFLSIKHLSADPWEETKIKEGDIVEGKISNIVDYGVFIELEEGIEGLVHNSEISWVKFPKEAKEELSIGQTIKAKVLMVDTLKKKIALSIKRLEPEPWSDIEEKFHVGDIVEGVITGIKDFGVFVKIDEGIEGLIHTNELSWSPEERPSLSISQKIKAKIIDINLEKKKIALSLRQLEPDPWSLIEGKYKVGDVIEGVVTGVKDFGVFVKIEKGVESLVPRSELNNITVNKDEKVKIKIIRLEIPRRKMISRLM
- the sppA gene encoding signal peptide peptidase SppA gives rise to the protein CDQLRQAQKDPIYSAILLKINSPGGDAAQSEKIYYLVKRIDKKKPIVALIDSIGASGAYFSALGARKIVTYPASLTGSIGVIFEGINAYKLANKIGIEDFVVKSGAVKDAGNPLRKPTKADKEMIFSVVESVYNQFLDAVASSRHINIEKLKPLADGRVFTGQMALKYNLIDSIGGFDAAKAYLQKYTGKKNLKFVELSDNYSGVSKLFGFSGIKNLLDMSKTPSLQMIFK